One Kribbella sp. NBC_00662 genomic region harbors:
- a CDS encoding M20/M25/M40 family metallo-hydrolase yields the protein MIIERLQEYVGAETPTGDAAALNAFADRLAERYAALGAIVRRVPTPTGDHLVADFPGREGDAPLLFLAHHDTVWPVGQLADAMPWREADGIIRGPGVFDMKGGLVVLETALEQVADQDHRPVRVIVVADEEVGSPSARALVTAEATGVYAAFGLEPPHPNGDLKTSRWGSTRVRIEVTGREAHAALDPDSGVSAIDELVDQLIAVRGIVAQYDQVLCNVGTITGGGRTNVVPGSASADIGFRFVDPSTEEAVLAAVTELQPVRAAQLSVRVMSNRPAWQPSPATDELLTKVIEAGRSVGQKVGGAAASGAADTNLTGWLGIPTLDGLGPVGKGAHAVHEQIIAASLSERVALVAAIISTL from the coding sequence ATGATCATCGAGCGACTCCAGGAGTACGTCGGCGCGGAGACCCCGACCGGTGACGCGGCCGCGCTGAACGCCTTCGCCGACCGCCTCGCCGAGCGGTACGCCGCACTCGGCGCGATCGTCCGTCGGGTGCCGACGCCGACCGGCGACCACCTGGTCGCGGACTTCCCGGGTCGCGAAGGCGATGCGCCGCTGCTGTTCCTCGCCCACCACGACACCGTCTGGCCGGTCGGGCAGCTCGCGGACGCGATGCCATGGCGCGAGGCGGACGGCATCATCCGCGGCCCCGGCGTCTTCGACATGAAGGGCGGACTCGTCGTCCTCGAAACTGCGCTCGAACAGGTCGCCGACCAGGACCACCGACCGGTGCGAGTCATCGTGGTCGCCGACGAGGAGGTCGGCTCGCCGTCCGCCCGCGCCTTGGTGACGGCCGAGGCAACAGGCGTGTACGCCGCTTTCGGACTCGAGCCGCCGCACCCGAACGGCGATCTCAAGACGTCGCGCTGGGGCAGCACCCGGGTGCGCATCGAGGTCACCGGCCGCGAGGCGCACGCCGCGCTCGACCCCGACAGCGGCGTCTCCGCGATCGACGAGCTCGTCGACCAGCTGATCGCGGTTCGCGGCATCGTCGCGCAGTACGACCAGGTGTTGTGCAACGTCGGCACGATCACGGGTGGTGGGCGGACGAACGTCGTACCGGGGTCCGCGTCGGCCGACATCGGATTCCGCTTCGTCGATCCGTCGACCGAGGAAGCCGTCCTCGCCGCGGTCACCGAACTGCAGCCGGTCCGAGCCGCACAGCTGAGTGTGCGGGTCATGTCGAACCGGCCGGCGTGGCAGCCGTCGCCGGCCACCGACGAACTGCTGACAAAGGTGATCGAGGCAGGTCGCTCCGTCGGCCAGAAGGTCGGCGGCGCCGCCGCCTCCGGTGCCGCCGACACCAACCTGACCGGCTGGCTCGGCATCCCGACCTTGGACGGCCTGGGCCCCGTTGGCAAAGGCGCCCACGCCGTCCACGAGCAGATCATCGCGGCGAGCCTGAGCGAACGAGTCGCCCTGGTCGCCGCGATCATCAGCACTCTCTAG